Genomic DNA from Candidatus Omnitrophota bacterium:
TTCCCCGTTCCGTCGAAAGCCGCCGGCGGGACAAAATCCTTGCGCAGGGGACAAGACCCCTCCGGCCACACCTCGTCGTGAAGATTGAGCCGGCGCAGATCGGGGTTGCCTTCGGGCACGATGCCGAACATCTCGTGCAGGGACCGCTCGAACAGGTGCGCGGAAAACATGTCCTTGGCCACCGACGGATAACGGGGCCGCCCGGCCTCCAGCGCCATGGCCACAAAGACCCATTTTTTCAGTTTGGGCGCCGGAAAAACGGCCAGGACCTGGAACCCGCCCTGCCTGCGGCGCTCATCGGCCGCCGAAAGCATCCAGACCGGCTGCTGAAGAATTTTATGAAGCCCCAGGCAGGCATCGTGAAAGTCTTCCGGCCGGACATGCAGATAGACCTCGTCGGCGGAGGTCTCCTCCGCCCGCACCGGGACAACATTGTGCCGGGCCCGCAGATCGGATATCAATTCTTGGAAATCCATCTATCCCCCCTGGACCAGTTTGATGACGGCCTTGATCCCCTCCTGCAAAGGCGGCGGCACCACAAGGCCGAGCACGCACGCCGGAAAGAGCAAAAACGCCATGGCCCATTTGATGCTGGCCGGTTCCCGGGCCGCGTCCACGCCCTTGGGCCTGTGGCCGAACAGCATCCCGCTCAAATGGTACAGGATCCCGCCGAAGATCACAGCCAGAAAAAACAAGAACAGGATGACAACACCGTAAGCGCCCCGGCCGAACCCGGCCAGCGCGACCAGAAGTTCACTCATGAACATGGAAAACGGCGGGAACCCCGTCAGGACAAACGCGCCCAGGAGAAACACCATCCCCGTGAACGGCATGGCCTGGATGACGCCGTGGATGCTGTTCATGTCGTGCCGGCGGTAATGGCGGACGATGGCCCCAGCCCCGAAAAACATCAGGGACTTACTCACGGCATGGTTGAAGATGTGCAGGAGCGCTCCCGTGATCCCGACGGGACCGCCGAGCCCGAAGCCCAGCGTGATGATCCCGATGTGCTCGATGCTCGAATAGGCCAAAAGCCGCTTGAGGTCTTTCTGGACGACGATGAAAACGCTGGCCACGGCCAGCGACGCCAGCCCGAAAATGATCAGCAGATGCGACGTGAAGTCGGCCGACCCCAGCGCGGTGTTCACGATCATGATGTACCGCAAAATGGCGTAAAGGGCCGTCTTGAGCAGGACGCCGGACAACAGCGCGCTGATCGGCGCGATCGCCTGGCTGTGGGCGTCGGGAAGCCAGGTGTGCATGGGCGCCAGCCCCGCCTTGGTCCCGTATCCGACCAGGATGAAGATGAACGCGATCCGCACGATGTTCTTGTCGAAATGCCTCGCGGTGGCCGCGAGATCCGTCCAGTTCAGGCTCTTGATCCCCCCCGCGACCGACATGGCGTACGCAAACAGGATCGTTCCCAGCAGGGCCAGGATGATCCCGGCGGAACAGATGATGATGTATTTCCAGGCCGCCTCCACCGATTCCTTGGTCCGGTAAAAACCCACCAGAAAGGCCGAGACCAGGGTGGTCATCTCGATGCAGACCCACAGCATGCCGAGGTTGTTGACCACCGTGACCAGATACATGGTCAGGGAGAACACGTTGAACAGCAGGTAGTACATCCTGGCTTTATTCTCGGAGATCTTCTCATCATCCACGTCCATCGCCACATAGCCGACGGAATACAGCGAGGAGGCGAAATTCACAAAGGCGATCGTGAACAGGAAAAACGCGCTCAGGGCGTCCACATGCACGGCCCCGCCCAGCAGGACCATCTTCCCCTGCCAGTTGACCACCTGCAAAAGCACGGCGGTCAGGGCCAGCACGAATCCGTGGCCGACCACGCCGCAGACCGCGAGGACCTTAATCCGCCGGACAAGAAACGAAACGGCGGCCAGGCCCGCGGGGATTCCCAGAACAAAAACCAAAAGACTCATGACCCCTTATCCTCTCAGATGCGTCAGCTTGTGAACGTCGATGTGCGTGAACATCCTGTTGATCCTCTGCATGAAAACGTTCAGGATGATCACGCTGACAAACACGTCGAAAAAGATGGCGATCTCGACGAAGAACGGCATGCCGCCCGTGATCGAGGCCGCCAGCAGAAAGATCCCGTTCTCCATCACCAGAAGGCCGATGACCTGCGTCAGGGCCTTCATGCGGAACATCATCAAAAACGCGCCGCACAGCGTTCCCGTGAACGCCGCCGTCAGGCTGACGGTCTGCAAGGGCTCCTGCAGCGGCACAATGGACAGCGAAAAAATCCAGGCGGCGTACGTGAAGACCAGGCCGAACACGATGGACAGCTGTGGATTGACGAACATCCCCAGGTTGTCGTTGACCTTGACCCGCTGGACGATATTGAACAGAAATCTGGGGATGAGGATCACCTTGAGCCCCACGATGAGCAGGGCCACGGCGTACAGATCCGGATGGCCTTCGCGCGGGGCGCTCAACAGCGTCCCGATCCCCAAAAACAGCGACTGGAGCCGGAATGTCCGGATCAGGGCCGTCATCCGCTTGGCGATCAGCATCAGATAGTTCATGATCAAAAACGCGAAGAGAACGATGATTTCCATAATGGAACCTCAATTAGAAACTTATGGCCCCGCATGATTTGCTGACGCTAATCAGAGAATATCCCGGCTGCCCCATTCGCTGACGCGGGGCAAGGCGGCCGGGATTAATTCGCGCAATTGGTTTACGTCGCCTGCGGCTCCGTAAACCAAGCGCTCATTAAACTCCCAATACGGCACAGATCAAAGCCAGAACCGCCAGAACAAAACCGAACGCGAAGAAATC
This window encodes:
- a CDS encoding hydrogenase 4 subunit F; this translates as MSLLVFVLGIPAGLAAVSFLVRRIKVLAVCGVVGHGFVLALTAVLLQVVNWQGKMVLLGGAVHVDALSAFFLFTIAFVNFASSLYSVGYVAMDVDDEKISENKARMYYLLFNVFSLTMYLVTVVNNLGMLWVCIEMTTLVSAFLVGFYRTKESVEAAWKYIIICSAGIILALLGTILFAYAMSVAGGIKSLNWTDLAATARHFDKNIVRIAFIFILVGYGTKAGLAPMHTWLPDAHSQAIAPISALLSGVLLKTALYAILRYIMIVNTALGSADFTSHLLIIFGLASLAVASVFIVVQKDLKRLLAYSSIEHIGIITLGFGLGGPVGITGALLHIFNHAVSKSLMFFGAGAIVRHYRRHDMNSIHGVIQAMPFTGMVFLLGAFVLTGFPPFSMFMSELLVALAGFGRGAYGVVILFLFFLAVIFGGILYHLSGMLFGHRPKGVDAAREPASIKWAMAFLLFPACVLGLVVPPPLQEGIKAVIKLVQGG